A window of Auraticoccus monumenti contains these coding sequences:
- a CDS encoding potassium channel family protein, which translates to MSRYQPLVQMPARATTPTRALLVRAGAAVGLLLLCTLLVWFDRDAYVDNTGKDGVDLIDALYYSTVTMSTTGYGDISPLLPHARIINALVVTPLRVLFLVLLVGTAIEVLATEGRRILIDARWRKQMRNHVVLVGYGTKGRAAAATMRRNGISMDKVVVIDGRTSALQDANLDGLASIDGDGTRRDILRRAEISRAREVVITLDRDDSAILCTLTVRQLNPSAHVVVSVREHENVSLLRQSGADAVVTSSDAVGRLLGLSAVNPSIGTVIEDLLTSGEGLEIAERQVTADEVGHSPSDVQERVMAVVRNQVLRRYYDPTVAVLEPGDQLVVVRRSTSDIVTETLPKERGSKQSNDDAGW; encoded by the coding sequence GGCGGCGGTCGGGCTGCTGCTCCTGTGCACCCTGCTGGTCTGGTTCGACCGGGACGCCTACGTGGACAACACGGGCAAGGACGGCGTCGACCTGATCGACGCGCTGTACTACTCGACGGTGACGATGTCGACCACCGGGTACGGCGACATCAGCCCGCTGCTGCCGCACGCCCGCATCATCAACGCCCTGGTCGTGACCCCGCTGCGGGTGCTCTTCCTGGTGCTCCTGGTCGGCACCGCCATCGAGGTGCTGGCCACCGAGGGCCGCCGGATCCTGATCGACGCTCGCTGGAGGAAGCAGATGCGCAACCACGTCGTGCTGGTCGGCTACGGCACCAAGGGCCGGGCGGCCGCGGCCACCATGCGGCGCAACGGCATCTCGATGGACAAGGTGGTGGTGATCGACGGCCGGACCAGCGCGCTGCAGGACGCCAACCTGGACGGGCTGGCCTCCATCGACGGCGACGGCACCCGCCGGGACATCCTGCGTCGGGCCGAGATCAGCCGGGCCCGCGAGGTGGTGATCACCCTGGACCGCGACGACTCCGCCATCCTGTGCACGCTGACCGTCCGTCAGCTGAACCCCAGCGCGCACGTGGTGGTCTCGGTGCGCGAGCACGAGAACGTCTCGCTGCTGCGCCAGTCCGGGGCCGACGCGGTGGTGACGTCCTCGGACGCGGTCGGCCGGCTGCTCGGGCTGTCGGCGGTGAACCCGTCGATCGGCACGGTGATCGAGGACCTGCTGACCTCGGGTGAGGGGCTGGAGATCGCCGAGCGGCAGGTGACCGCGGACGAGGTCGGCCACTCGCCCAGCGACGTCCAGGAGCGGGTGATGGCGGTGGTCCGCAACCAGGTGCTGCGCCGGTACTACGACCCGACGGTGGCGGTGCTGGAGCCGGGCGACCAGCTGGTGGTGGTGCGGCGCAGCACCAGCGACATCGTCACCGAGACGCTGCCCAAGGAGCGCGGGAGCAAGCAGTCCAACGACGACGCCGGCTGGTGA